AAGCACAGTCAAACActgcaaaaagaaagaggacaagTTAAAAGGAGACAAATATCAAGATGCAAAAACACATATTCCCTGAGATAGCGCATTCGATTTCTCAGACACTCCTTCTCACTCATTGATGATTATTTGACCCACGTATATGATATTTGCACACACCATTCATGTATACGTTCTCTAACACTGAACTAAAACAAATTGAGCCCAGAACATCTACCGAAAGAACTCACAGAAGCGAACTCGTGTCCAGGAAGAATGGCCGCTATCTCTCCCAAAGCCCTCCCCAGCGCCATGGCGGGGTTCCTCCTCAGCACCTCGCAGGCCTCCCTCGCCTTCTCCTCCGCCGTCACGGACGGCAGCACCGGCTCGTCCCCCCACCCCGCGCAGCCGTTCCTCAGCTCCACCCGCACCGCCTCGTTGCCCATCCTCTCCAACCTCAACGTCGCGATCGTAAACGGCGCGGCCAGCGGCACGTCCAGCGCCCTGCTCTCCGCCCTCCGCACCTCCACCACGAACGTCTCCATCAGGCTGCCGAACCCCAGCACGACCGGG
The nucleotide sequence above comes from Eucalyptus grandis isolate ANBG69807.140 chromosome 2, ASM1654582v1, whole genome shotgun sequence. Encoded proteins:
- the LOC120286126 gene encoding L-Ala-D/L-amino acid epimerase-like gives rise to the protein MLASNLSLPRSVHGRPKDRNFPSRARAYCGPVAPPRPAPVVLGFGSLMETFVVEVRRAESRALDVPLAAPFTIATLRLERMGNEAVRVELRNGCAGWGDEPVLPSVTAEEKAREACEVLRRNPAMALGRALGEIAAILPGHEFASVQAGVEMALIDAVANSIGTPLWKLSGGALNTLTT